One Anolis carolinensis isolate JA03-04 chromosome 4, rAnoCar3.1.pri, whole genome shotgun sequence DNA window includes the following coding sequences:
- the ankrd60 gene encoding ankyrin repeat domain-containing protein 60: MKHKKKKKKKEQLSEPSLFKGRLSSRLTAFSRQSGEGTTPQARLFSVKLHVMETEEVFTVPECYHNLTIKNLKSRLELLVGIPVNFMRLQYLDEVDLNEDSTFRNNDIILGGTLTLRIWSEDAWGHLVTAAASGIKEMLADVGGISTSVFNTASARRMGPEKRNEWLAYRTFVALFITVRRGYLDAVELLLQNGVDLKLKTPLGRTVLHVAVISGHIACVDLLLSYGAKITEEDYEGYTPVDLARQWGQKECERRLFQFQWKSRRGVSRTKLD, encoded by the exons ATGAagcacaagaagaagaagaagaagaaggagcaaCTGAGTGAACCTTCCCTGTTCAAGGGAAGGTTAAGTTCTCGCCTCACTGCTTTCTCTCGGCAATCAGGGGAGGGAACAACTCCACAGGCCCGTTTATTCAGCGTCAAGCTGCATGTGATGGAGACTGAAGAGGTCTTTACAGTGCCTGAATGTTACCATAACTTAACCATAAAGAATCTGAAGAGCCGTCTAGAACTCTTGGTTGGGATCCCAGTGAATTTCATGCGACTCCAATATCTAGATGAAG TTGATCTTAATGAAGACTCTACATTTAGGAACAACGATATTATCCTTGGAGGAACTCTCACTTTGCGTATCTGGTCAGAAGATGCTTGGGGACATTTGGTGACTGCAGCTGCAAGTGGAATCAAAGAAATG cttGCAGATGTAGGAGGTATAAGCACTTCTGTATTTAACACAGCCAGTGCAAGGCGGATGGGGCCAGAAAAGAGGAATGAGTGGTTAGCCTACCGAACATTTGTGGCCTTGTTCATCACTGTGCGCAGGGGCTACTTGGACGCTGTGGAACTCCTGCTTCAAAATG GTGTTGATCTGAAACTTAAAACACCTCTGGGGAGGACAGTCCTCCATGTCGCCGTCATCTCTGGCCACATAGCTTGTGTAGACCTTCTCCTTAGCTATGGGGCCAAGATCACTGAGGAAGACTATGAAGGTTATACCCCTGTGGACTTAGCTCGCCAGTGGGGACAGAAGGAATGCGAGCGAAGGCTGTTCCAGTTCCAGTGGAAGTCGCGAAGAGGAGTCAGCAGGACTAAATTGGATTAG